The sequence below is a genomic window from Pleurocapsa sp. PCC 7327.
CGCCCAAACAAAGTTTATCCAGTTCGAGTACCTGTATGAGCTGTTCGGTTTGAGGAGGCTTAAGCTTGAGTTCCATCGATAACGCATTTTCCGGTCAATATTCTCAGTACAATTGTACTTTAAAGTTTTTAGAAGAAGTAAGTAAACGAGTCCGATCTACAGCTCTTTTGAGTAATTACATGTCTTATAAAAAAACATCGACTATCGAAAAATTACACTATTCTTCGATTGAAATTACGAAATTATATAAATATCATTTTTTATCATTCATTTTTTTATAACAAAAATAAAATTTTAAATTCTTAATAAGCTCTCTATAAAAAACCTATTATTGTTAATAAAAAGTAAATTAAAAGATAAATTAAATATAAAAAAATACTGCGATGAGAATTTTACTAACAGGTTTTAAATCAAAAAATGACGGGAGCGATTCATCAGAGATAGTTATCCCACTCTCCCAAAATTTATATTTTAAGCGAACAAGCACGTGGTCACAGCAGAATGACTTTGGAAAGAATGGCAAAAAATTAACAAGTTGTCCCAAAAGTATAAAATGTCGTGTCGAGCGTCGCGATCGCGAAGCGAAACATCTTAGCCTATCACTCCCAACAGATATTCTTCATTACGTTCTCCTGCACTCAGAATGATAAAATCGATTTTTCAGATGTCCTCTAAAATATTTTGTAACTTTTGATAGAGCAGGCAATGCTTCAAGAAAAGAAAAAATCTTAGCGGATGGTCTTGTTAATTATTAGAGTACTCGATCGGGGCAAGAAAGCTTACTTAGTCTCATTATTAATGAGATATAATATCTAGCCAGAATTTCTAATGATTGCGGAACACATTTTTGCCATCAAATCTTTGACCACTGTCTTCGCTAGGGAAAACGCATAATTCTAATATGAAAGTTGGCTTGATTCACCTTGCAGTTTTATCAGAGCAAGTCATAAAATCTCGGTTGGAACTGCCATTTATACTGATAGATATAGTCAAAAAGCTCTTTTACTAATTCTTGGTAGACTGCTCTAAATTTTAGAGATAGTTTGATTGACTTAAAGTTCGGTCGGGATGGAACTATTTAAGCTGTTTTTCTGTCTCTTACTAAAAGTGGCGATCGCATAAAAATAGAAATTATCTATACGCTCTATCCTTTTTAATTCTTATGATTTTGCCAAGAGAGGCAAGGTTCAATTGTACACTAAAGAACGGGACACTCTCTGTCTCCCGACTGTCGGTCGCGAATTTAGCTGCTCGCCGCTAACCGACCGATAAAAAATTGCAATCGAACACTAATCGACTGACAAGATTATCCTATGATATCAACGGATCTCGGAACGCAGAATTCTGGACAACGATACTTGCCACAACCAACGGCAGAACTAATATCAAGATCGCCTAATCAAGAATTACTACCTCTCACTGCCAAAGTCAACAGTCGTGACTGTCTAGAAATCGGCGGCTGCGATCTCATTACCTTAGTAGAGCAATTTGGTTCTCCTTTGTACGTTTTAGATGAATTTACTCTAAGAACCGCTTGCCGTCAGTATCGAGATGCCTTCAAACAGTATTATAGTGGCGAATCTCAAGTCATTTATGCATCTAAAGCTTGGAGTTGTCTAGCTGTTTGCAGTATCGTCGCCAGTGAGGGATTGGGATTCGATGTAGTTTCGGGGGGAGAACTGTATACAACCCTACAGGCACTCGAACAGATGGGCATAAAAGAGCGTGCTGGAGATAAAATTTACCTGCACGGAAATAATAAGTCGGTTGCCGAACTAGAGTTTGCAATCGCGACCAACTGCACAATTATTATTGATAACTGGCTGGAATTAGAAACACTGGTCAAATTGGGCGTAAATACCCAAAAACCGATTTGCGTGATGCTGCGGCTGACACCCGGAATCGAGTGCCACACCCACGAGTATATTCGTACCGGACACCTAGATAGCAAATTTGGCTTCGATCCCAACCAACTAGAAGCCGTTTTTACCTATGTGAGCCAGCAACCTAAGCTCGATTGTATCGGCTTACACGCTCATATCGGCTCGCAAATTTTTGAGCGCCAACCCCATCAAGACTTGGCAGAAGTCTTGGTAGAGTGGTCGAAAAAAGCAAGCGAATATGGCTTGTCCGTCCGAGAATTAAACATTGGCGGAGGATTGGGAATTTGCTACACAGAAGCAGACGATCCCCCCAGTATCGAGGAATGGGTTAAAGCTGCCGCTCAAGCAGTTGAGAAGGCTTGCAAAGTCCAGCAGTTGCCCTTGCCAAAATTAATTGCCGAACCGGGACGGTCGCTAATTGGTTCGGCTTGCGTCACGGCTTACACCATTGGCAGCCGCAAGGAAGTTCCCGAAATTCGCACTTATATAGCCGTCGATGGCGGCATGTCGGACAATCCGCGTCCGATTACCTATCAGTCGCTCTATCGAACTGTTGTAGCCAATCGGATGTCAGCGCCTTGGGAAGAAACTGTGACTATTGCTGGCAAACACTGCGAATCGGGAGATATTCTGATTAAAGATGCTCGACTGCCCAAGACGCGATCGGGAGATATTCTGGTCGTAATGGGCACGGGAGCGTATAACTATAGTATGGCTTCCAATTATAATCGCTTGCCTCGTCCGGCAGCCGTTTTGGTCAATGAAGGAGAAGCCAATCTAATTCTTGAGCGAGAAACTTACGAGGATCTCATTCGACAAGATCGCCTACCAGCCAGATTGGTGGAAGATACTTCGTCCGCGAATTTTTAAGGGGAAAGGATGGCATGCGCTTCCTAGAAGCATACTTTCAGATCTCCTCGTTGGGAAATATCTCCAGGATCGGGCGATCGATCGCACTCCTCCTACTTCGCCAACCTTTACTAATTCATAATTCATTCTCTAAAATTCATCATTACCCATGTCGGGTTCTGCTCCTGGTCAAAGCTGGATTGTATCTTGGCTAATCCATAACGGTCTCGATATTGGATTAGTCCTAGTACTCACTTATCTAATGCTTCTCATTATTGGGGAGCGGCGAACCCTATGGATGGTGCGAGGACTAATTGTTTTAATGTTGGCAGCAGTACTCAGCGAGCGACTCAAGCTAGAACTGCTCAAGTTTGTGCTAGAGAAGCTAGTGCTGGGAGCGGCTGTCGCCATGGCAGTGATCTTCCAGTCAGAATTCCGTCGATTTTTGGAGTTGTTAGGACGAGGACAGATTCTCCAATTGTTTCAGCGCCAGCGTTCTCTACCCAAACCCAATAATGTAATCGATGAAATTGTCGATGCTGTCAAAGAACTCTCGCAAAATCGAACCGGAGCTTTAATGGTTCTGGAAACATCGGGAACTATCGATATGCGAGTATTTGTCAATCCGGGAGTAAGTCTCAATGGTGAAGTTTCTAAAGAACTTTTGCAAACCATTTTTCAACCCAAAACCTTACTCCACGATGGAGCCGTTTTTATTCGCGGCTCTCGCATTGTTTCGGCTGGCGTAATTTTACCGCTGTCGGAACGTACTGCCTCGCGGCAGTTGGGGACGCGCCACCGCGCAGCGATGGGAATCACCGAGCGAGTTGAAAATTGTATTTGTGTAGTTGTATCGGAAGAAACGGGTTCGATTTCTTTAGCAGAGAGAGGCAATCTCAACCGACCCTTAACTAGCAGTAAACTCAAGGAGCTATTAGAGGAGAGATTTTCTCCATCAGTAGAGAGAGAAGTCGTTGTTGCGCCTAGTTTGGGCGTGTTAAGCCGTACAATTGGCTTACAAGGACGAATATTATTAGAGCGTATATTTCATCTTCCGTCATCGAAGTCAAAAGAACAGAAGAAATGACAACTAAGCCAATCGCGTTACAAGAATTACCTGCCGATCTCGATAAAAGTCGTTTGCCTGGGCACGTCGCAGTCATTATGGATGGCAATGGTCGCTGGGCAAAGCAGCGAGGACTCCCCCGCATTATGGGACATCAAAGGGGGGTAGATACCTTAAAGGATTTGCTGCGTTGCTGTAGGGATTGGGGCGTTCCAGCGCTCACTGCCTATGCATTTTCAACGGAAAATTGGGGACGACCGCTCGAAGAAGTCGAGTTTCTTATGACGCTGTTCGAGCGGGTGTTGCGCAAAGAACTCAAGGAGATGATGGAAGAAAATGTGCGCATTCGCTTTGTGGGAAATTTAGAATCGCTACCGCCATCGCTTCAGGCAGAGATCGAGCGATCGATGGAAGAAACGAAAGATAATTTAGGAATTCAGTTTACGGTGGCGACTAATTATGGCGGACGGCAGGAGATCGTCCAAGCTTGTCGGGCGATCGCGGCTAAAGTCCGGCAAGGAGCGATCGATCCCGAAGCCATTGACGAAGCCTTAGTTGAACGCCATCTCTATACTTGTGGTCTTCCCTCTCCAGACTTACTTATCCGCACGAGCGGAGAAATGCGCATCAGCAATTTCTTGCTCTGGCAAATGGCTTATGCCGAAATTTACGTGACGCAAACCCTTTGGCCCGACTTCGATCGCGCTCAATTTCACCAAGCGCTATCGGCTTATCAGCAAAGAGAGCGCCGTTTTGGGAAAGTTTGAGGGAATAATCTAGAAGAAGCGAGAAAAACTCAATAACTGATGCTGACATCCCGAAAAAAAACAGTAGACGTTCCCAAACGCCTTCCCGTTCTCTCAGAGGAAGAACTTATGGAACAAGAGCGCATGCGAGACGTTCTCGTGTTGCTGGAGCATTTAGTAGAACGAGAGGAGACCACCCTTAAGCTTATCATAGACCGTCTCTATGATGTGGGTTCAGTTAATCTAATCAACAAAAAGTTTCCCAATCGACCCCGCCAGAGAAGGATAATGAAATCTATAGCTCGCATATTCAAGCCAGTTGCGAAAATCTATGCCCTGCGGTGGGTTAAAAAAAACTGTCCGCGACTGGTTACTAATTGGTTACAAACGAAGGTAAGATTCTAGCCGCTAGCGATAGCCATTAGCCCCAAAATGCATCTCAGTCCAAAAGTTCAAAAGCGCTTACTTCCAGAACCGGACCAATCATCGCCACTGTCATTACGTCATCTCGCACTCGACCTTCGACTTTGACCTTGGCTCGATCTTGACACAACTCCTGCGGGGGGTCTTTGAGTTCGTAGGTTTCGCCAGCTTCGGTGACTATAGCCCAAGTTCCGAAACCAAAGTCTTGCCGCGCGATCGTGCCTGTAATGGTGATGCTCATGCGAGTCGTTTTTCTCCTTGACTTGCTAAATAGGCTAACCCAAAGCAGAGTAGGGCATTAACGATCAGGAAGATGCGGGCGATGGCTCCCGTCCCCAACCACAAAACAGCCGGAGACATAACAGCACTCACCGCCAGACAAGAAGCAACGCCGAGGGTCGTTCCGATGGCAAACCACTTCCACTGGGGATGTCCCAACAACAGAGCGATTAGTAGGAAGGGAATCAAGGCGCTGGCAAAGAGGGGATTCAGCATCGGAGAGCCAACAATCGTATTGCCCAATTCTGGAATCGAACTACTCGCCAATCGGAAGGGCCATTGAGGGAGATCGAGGATATATACGCCTCGGAGAAAGAACAATCCAGAACTTCCTAAAATCAGTCCGCTATTGAGCGCCCAATTCCAACCCAGGTAATTGCGCAAAAACCAGTAAAATAAATAGGATCCTATCACCATCAGAATTTTAGGCAACAGCGCCACCACCCCGCCATCAATCCAAAAACGGGGATTGAGATAGCCATTATCGCGAAGCCATCGGAAAAAGTCTTTCCAAGTTATTTTGCCTTTCAGAGCTAATTTGACGGCTGCCGTACTATCTAAGTGACCTGCCCCAAAATGATTGAAAGGATCTTCCGAGACGGTTCGAGCCGACTTTTGGAGGACACTTAGGACTTCATCGGGGTTGGAGATGCCAGAAGCTTTAATCAAAGCTGCGACCCCAGCGACGTGCGGGGCTGCCATACTCGTTCCCTGAAAACCCATAAAGACGGGTTGGTTGGTTCTGGGATCGATTGTCTCTTGCAGGATTTTACCGTCATTGCTGCCGCCAGGAGCTGCGATATCTACCGCTGCTCCATAGTTGGAATAAGGGGCTTTTTTCCCAGCTAAATCGGTGGCAGCAACGCCGATAACGTGAGGATAGCGAGCGGGATATTCTGCCGCATTGCGGTTGGAGTTCCCCGCTGCCGCCACGATAACTACACCTTTTTGATGGGCATAGTCAATAGCTTCTTTCATCACCAGACTTTCGCCACCGCCACCCAAGCTCATATTAATTACGTCGGCACCCTTGTCTGCCGCAAAGCGAATGGCTTCAGCAATATCTGAGATGGTTCCGCTGCCGCCAGCCGATAGAACCTTGAGGGGCATAATTTTGGCTTTATAGGCAATCCCTGCTACTCCGTAATTGTTGTTGGTGGATTGGGCGATGGTTCCTGCTACGTGAGTGCCGTGACCGTTGTCATCTGCAGCATTAACTTTGTCATTTACGAAGTCGTAGCCTTCGACGAATTCCGTTTGCTGCAAGTCGGGAACGCGGCTGACTCCCGTGTCGATGACAGCAACGGTAACGCCCGCTCCTTTGGTGTCTTCCCACGCTTGTTCTATGTTAATGCTGCGGAGATTCCACTGCTTGCCGTAGTCTGGGTCGTTGGGAACTTCAAAGGCTCGATAGATATAGTTAGGTTCGATATGTTTGACAAATTTTTTCAAGGGAGAATGCCGCAAGGCTTTTAGTAATTGCTCGTCGCCTTCGAGGGTGTAGATATTGTCGCTGACAGAAAAAATGCTGTTAAGCGTTGCAGTTTTGTTATATTTTTGCGCGATCGCTTGTAATTGCTCGCTAATCACTGTTGTTGGCAGATTATCTCGAAAGTCGAGCACGATCGAGCTATATTCTCCTTTATTGGCTAATCCCTTAAAGTTTGAGAGCGCAGCCCATAGCCCGACGAGAAATAAAACCAACAACAATAGCCTTCTCATACGCTTTTTTGCCTGCTACCAAAGCGCCAGTTCGACCATTAGCATAACTCATCTGTTTGCCCAATGGTATGTTCTGTGTCTCGATTTTACTGTTTCTTTACTTTATTATGAAATGGTTTTCCATTCGATCGCTATTTTTTAACGATCCAATGCTGGGTCAAAAACTGAGTGGCTTCCGTGTCGCTCAATGGCTTGCTGAATCGATACCCCTGTATCTCTTGACATTGAAGTCGGCGCAGTAAGTCCAGTTGCTGTTGGGTTTCTACGCCTTCTGCTACTACTCTTAGGTTAAACGCCCGTCCCAAAGCGATCGCAGCAGAAATTATCCCCGTCTTCTTCGGGTTATCTTTGAGTTTGTTGACGCACGATTGAGCAATTTTGAGTTTATTGAAAGGAAATTCTTGCAGATAGCCAATGGCAGAATACCCAGTACCAAAATCGTCGATGGCAACGGGAACTCCTAGCTGGGATAATTGATGGAAAAGCTGGCGAGCCAAGTTCCCATTTTGCACGATCGCCCCTTCTGTAATTTCTAACTCCAGCCAATAAGGTTCTAACCTGGCTTTGTCTAACACCTGGGCTACCATCTGCGTCAAATTGGGCTGTTGAAATTGTCGGGGAGACAGGTTAACCGACATGGGCAGACGAGGCAACCCAGCAGCTTGCCAAGCGCGATTTTGACGGCAGGCTGTCTGTAGTACCCACTGGTTAATGGGGACGATGAGAGACGTTTTCTCTGCCCAAGGGAGAAATTGATGGGGATAAATTATTCCCAGCTTGGGATGGTGCCATCGCATTAAGGCTTCCATGCCATAGATTTCGCCCGTGTTGATATTGACTTGGGGCTGGTAATAAAGAGAGAATTCACCTCTTTCAAGCGCTTTGCGCAACAGCGATTCTACCCGCAACAGTTTGGGATCGGTTGGGGGAGTGCTGGGCGATCGCCTGCCATTGCTATTCTGCTTTTTATTGTCGTCTAAATTGTGTTCTGCGGTCTCGATCAGCGTTGCGCTATCTTCACCATTTTGGGGATAAATGGCGATCCCGATATGACATCTGAGATAAACTTGATGTTTTTCGATGGTAAAGGGGGCTTTGAGCGTATTGAGAATTCTCTGACTGACTCTAACGGGATCGTCTGGAGTCTTAATCTGCCTCAGAAGAACTGTAAACTCGTCGCCTCCCCAGCGAGCGACGATATCGCCCGCGCGCAGGCAGTCATGCAATCGTTTGGAAAACTCTTTGAGTAAGCGATCGCCAACAGAATAGCCGAACTTGTTATTAATCGTTTCAAAGTGTTCTAAATCAAGATAAATGACGGCCAGTTGCTGTTGTTTTTCTCTGGCATTCGTCAAGGCGATGGAAAGGTGTTCGTTGAATAGGGTGCGATCCGATAGCCCTGTCAGCCAATCCTGATGCGCGGGTTTGAGAACGGTATCTTCTCCGTCCGAGGTTTCTGGTAAAGTATCCGATAGCCTTAGCGTTGCTTGGTTGTGACGGCTTTGAGCCAATTGACCATGTATCCCCGTCGCGATGCCATCGAGAGTAACAATCTCTTTGGGGTTGGGGGCTGAATTTCCGGATGCAATAACGTGATAGCTAGCATTAACATCCCCGCCAAAATTAATTAAATCTCCATCTTGGAGTTCGTGAAATAAACTTTTTTTCCCATTGACAAATATGCCATTATGACTTTGATGCCCTTCTCCGTCTCCATCAATAATAAAAAAGGAATTTTTATCGGGATTGCCATGTTTTTTTAGAATTAAAGTGGCATGTCGGCGGGAAATTTGTTTGGAATAAATAACAATTGAATTGCTGGAATGACGGCCAATCGAATAGTGAGACTCTTCCAAAGGAATGCTCCGCCTTCCCTGTAAATCTTCAACAATCAATATATGACTAACTTGTGGGACTCGCTCCGATACCATCCCAGCCTCCTGAGTGCTGATTTTAACTTATTAGATAAACAATAAAAATCTTGTTATGCTAATTTATTCAATCGTAGAGAATTTTGCGTCAATTCGTAAGAGCATACTGAGGTTTTTACCAAATCTTTAAACTACTACGCCAATTTTTTAAATTTCTCATGAAGCTGACTTCAGTTACTTAAGTGATTGCGTAAAAATACTGAGATCGACGAGAATGATTTGGAGTAAGTAGTTATATCGTTTTGAGAAATTCTTGCTGCAAATCCCCTTTTTTTCTCCCACACTTCTTACTCTCCCATCTCCAATCGTCTGTAGCAAGGATTAGACCTATTGCTTTAAGCAAAGATGCTAATCCAAATACAGGGAAAGGTTAAAGAAAGCCAGAGAATAAATTCTCTGTCTAATCCCTTAAGTCCTATAAGACAGACTTAAATTTTGAGCCAAGAAATTCATTTCTTGGTTAACTGCTTCTGCAAGAAGTCTATTTATGTAATTGATATAGCGCCAAATTGATTACGCTTCCACCCGACTGTGGACTAAAAATTGAGTGGCATCTTCTGGCTTCAAAGGGCGGCTAAACCAATACCCTTGAACTTCTTCGCATTGCAGGCGTTGTAAGATTTCGAATTGTTGGAGATTTTCCACCCCTTCTGCGACAATTCTCAAATTAAAGCTGCGTCCCGAAGCAACGATCGCCCTAACCATTGCGCTATCCTGGGGATTGTCCTTTAGGATTTGGATGAGAGAGCGATCGATTTTGAGCGTATGAAAAGAAAATTTTTGCAGATAGTTAAGAGAAGCCTGCCCGGTGCCAAAATCGTCTAGAGCGAAGCGAATGCCTATCTGATGCAACGCTTGAAGCGTCTGAAGAGCATAATCGGAATTGTGCGCGATCGCGGCTTCTGTAATTTCTATCTCCAGCCACTGAGGCTCCAATTTCGTTTCTTCTAGGGTTCGCATCACCATTTTGACGAAATTGAGTTGATGAAACTGGCGAAGCGAGAAATTCACGGCTACAGGCACCAATTGCAAGCCCGCTTCTTGCCAAAGGCGATTTTGCTTGCAAGCAGTCTGTAAAACCCACTCGCTCAAGGGTACGATGAGGTCGGTTTCTTCAGCTAGAGGGATTAATTTGACCGGCGAAACCTGTCCTAATTCGGGATGAGACCAACGCAGAAGCGCCTCCATCCCTGTCAGCGCATTGGTTTTGACATTTGCCTGAGGTTGATAGTGCAAAGATAGCTCGTTCTTGTTTAGTGCTTGGCGCAGTAGGCCTTCTAGTTTCAGCAGCAGAGAGGCTTTGGAAGCCATGCTAGAACTGTAGAATCGATAGCGATCGCGACCTTGTTCTTTAGCGCGATAAAGGGCAACATCGGCACGTTTGACGAGGGTTTCTGCGTCTTGACCGTCCTGGGGATAAAGCGCGATTCCGATGCTACTTTTGATGTATATTTGATTTTCGGAGATCTCGAAAGGCAGCTTTAATTCGTTGAGAATTCGTTGGGCGAGTTTGATCGTATCCTCGGCGCTGCGAATTTGCGGCAGCAGGATCGTAAACTCGTCACCGCCCCAGCGAGCTAAGGTATCTCCTCCCCGCAAACAGGCGCTCAAGCGTTTGGCAAAGCTTTGCAAGAGGCGATCGCCAATTGTGTGACCGAGCGTATCGTTAATATTTTTAAACCCATCGAGATCGAGAAACATAACTGCCATCAGGTTGCGATTCCGTTTGGCATTGGCAAGAGCGATCGCGAGTTGTTCGTTAAAAAAGGCTCGGTTGGGCAGATTGGTAAGCGAGTCGTGAAAGGCTTGATACTGAAGGTTTTCTTGGGCGCGTTTTCGTTCGGTGACATCGAACAGATAACTTCTAATTAGCTTGTTTTCCGAAAGGAAGTGAACGTATTGTTCGTAAACTTCCTCCCCAACTTTTACCTCTCGCAACAGCAAGTTCCCCTCAACATTGGGCGCTTGAGCGAGCAAGCCCATCAAAATCGGATGTTCGAGACTTGCCCGCTGCATGTTGCTAAATTTGATGCTGGCGGCTGGGTTGAGATAGGTGAGATTTCCCTCATAATCGATCTCGATAATGGGATTGGGACTTAGTTCGGGAAAAGAAGCCAATCGCATCAGGTCATCGCGATCGAATTGTTCGAGCTTTTCGGATTCGATCGCGGTCGATTTACAATTATCACTCCAGGAAATCGTTGCCTCGCTCAACGACTCTACCTTGGCAGATTCGATGGGGTTGAACAAAGCAATGTCTATAGCATTAGACAGGATATAGTAACTCAGTTTTGCCTTGTTGCCGAGTAAAATGACATCGCCATGTTTGAGGTTATGGGATTCACAACGCTTTCCATTAATAATTAAGCCATTTGTACTTTTATTTCCTTCTAAATCCCCGTCAATAATTCGATAGAAATAGCTATCGTGACGGGGAGATTTTTTGATTCGTAATAAAGTGGCATGATGGCGAGAAACAATGCGATCGTAAATGACAATATCGTTGCTTGACTCCCGACCGACCGAATAAGTCGATTGCTCCAGAACAACGATACGCCTAGCCTTTTGATCTTCGATGACTAAAACATGGCGGAAGGGCTGTAGACTTTCCATCGACGACAGATGAAGGGGAAGAGAAAGGGGTTGTCTATAGAATTCCCGGAACTGATTTCAATCTATCACTTACAAAGTTAAACGGGTTTATACTCTGGATGCACTGCCCCGATCAGCAATTGAGTTGCTTCGTCTTTAGGCAGGGGACGACCGAACCAATACCCTTGCACTTGTTCGCACTGAAGACTGCGCAACAAATCGAGTTGCTGCTGTGTTTCTACTCCTACGGCAACCACTCTCAAATTGAAGCCGCGTCCTAGCGCGATCGCTGCCGAGATAATCCCGCGTTCCTGGGGATTGCCCCTGAGATCGCGAATGAAGGCGCGATCGATCTTAAGGGTACGGAAAGCAAATTGTTTGAGATAGCCCAAGGATGAAAAGCCCGTGCCAAAATCCTCTAGGGCGATGCGAACCCCTAGGTTTTGCAGATCTCGCAGCGTCGTTTGCGCGACTTCTAGATTTTCTCTTAGCCTGACTTCGGTAATCTCCAACTCCAGCCATTGGGGATCGAGTCCGGTTTTGTCAACGATTCTGGCAACGACTTCAGCAAGATTCGGCTGTTTTAATTCCCTGGCGGAAAGGTTAACGCTGATGGGGATGGGAGGCAAACCCGCCCGCTGCCAAGCCAGATTTTGCTCGCAGGCAGTTTCGATTGCCCATTTGCCGATGTGGATCATCAGGTCGGTTTTTTCCGCCAAGGGAATGAATTTAGCGGGAGAGACAACGCCCAATTCAGGATGCTGCCAGCGCAAGAGTGCCTCCATGCCAGTCACTTCGCCCGTCGCCAGTTGCACTTGAGGCTGGTAGTGCAGATAGAATTCTTTGCGCTCCAGAGCTTGATACAGTAGGGTTTCCAGCTTCACGATCAGGGAAGCTTCGGAGGTCATGTTGGGATTGTAGAACTGATAGTGATTTCGCCCTAGATCCTTGGTGCGATAGAGGGCAGCATCGGCATTTTTCAGCAGCGTTTCTGCATCCTGCCCGTCTTGGGGATAGACGGCAATCCCGATACTGGTTTTGATATTCAGTTGATGCTTGTCTATTTCAAAAGGCTTCTTAAGAACGTCAAAAATTCTCTGGGCCAGTCTGACGGTATCGTCGGCACTTCTGATTTTTGGCAAGAGCACGGTAAATTCATCTCCGCCCCAGCGGGCGATGATATCGCCCTCTCGCACGCACGATTCCAGACGCTGGGAAAAGTTTTGTAGAAGGCGATCGCCGATGCTATGACCGAGGGTATCGTTGACGTTCTTGAAGGAGTCGAGATCGAGGAACATGACTGCCATCAGTTGCTCTTGTTGTTTAGCGCGCTCGATCGCCGCAGCTAATTGTTTTGTAAACTGAGTACGGTTGGGGAGATTGGTCAGCGCATCGTGAAAGGCTTGATAGCGTAGCATTTCTTGCGATTTTTTCCGTTCGCTGATATCCCGCACGGCGAAGCAGAAAATCTCTTTATTGTCGTAGTTGTCGGTACGGCTGATATTGGCTTCGACGCTAACGAAAGAACCG
It includes:
- the lysA gene encoding diaminopimelate decarboxylase, whose translation is MISTDLGTQNSGQRYLPQPTAELISRSPNQELLPLTAKVNSRDCLEIGGCDLITLVEQFGSPLYVLDEFTLRTACRQYRDAFKQYYSGESQVIYASKAWSCLAVCSIVASEGLGFDVVSGGELYTTLQALEQMGIKERAGDKIYLHGNNKSVAELEFAIATNCTIIIDNWLELETLVKLGVNTQKPICVMLRLTPGIECHTHEYIRTGHLDSKFGFDPNQLEAVFTYVSQQPKLDCIGLHAHIGSQIFERQPHQDLAEVLVEWSKKASEYGLSVRELNIGGGLGICYTEADDPPSIEEWVKAAAQAVEKACKVQQLPLPKLIAEPGRSLIGSACVTAYTIGSRKEVPEIRTYIAVDGGMSDNPRPITYQSLYRTVVANRMSAPWEETVTIAGKHCESGDILIKDARLPKTRSGDILVVMGTGAYNYSMASNYNRLPRPAAVLVNEGEANLILERETYEDLIRQDRLPARLVEDTSSANF
- a CDS encoding S8 family peptidase, which produces MRRLLLLVLFLVGLWAALSNFKGLANKGEYSSIVLDFRDNLPTTVISEQLQAIAQKYNKTATLNSIFSVSDNIYTLEGDEQLLKALRHSPLKKFVKHIEPNYIYRAFEVPNDPDYGKQWNLRSINIEQAWEDTKGAGVTVAVIDTGVSRVPDLQQTEFVEGYDFVNDKVNAADDNGHGTHVAGTIAQSTNNNYGVAGIAYKAKIMPLKVLSAGGSGTISDIAEAIRFAADKGADVINMSLGGGGESLVMKEAIDYAHQKGVVIVAAAGNSNRNAAEYPARYPHVIGVAATDLAGKKAPYSNYGAAVDIAAPGGSNDGKILQETIDPRTNQPVFMGFQGTSMAAPHVAGVAALIKASGISNPDEVLSVLQKSARTVSEDPFNHFGAGHLDSTAAVKLALKGKITWKDFFRWLRDNGYLNPRFWIDGGVVALLPKILMVIGSYLFYWFLRNYLGWNWALNSGLILGSSGLFFLRGVYILDLPQWPFRLASSSIPELGNTIVGSPMLNPLFASALIPFLLIALLLGHPQWKWFAIGTTLGVASCLAVSAVMSPAVLWLGTGAIARIFLIVNALLCFGLAYLASQGEKRLA
- the cdaA gene encoding diadenylate cyclase CdaA; its protein translation is MSGSAPGQSWIVSWLIHNGLDIGLVLVLTYLMLLIIGERRTLWMVRGLIVLMLAAVLSERLKLELLKFVLEKLVLGAAVAMAVIFQSEFRRFLELLGRGQILQLFQRQRSLPKPNNVIDEIVDAVKELSQNRTGALMVLETSGTIDMRVFVNPGVSLNGEVSKELLQTIFQPKTLLHDGAVFIRGSRIVSAGVILPLSERTASRQLGTRHRAAMGITERVENCICVVVSEETGSISLAERGNLNRPLTSSKLKELLEERFSPSVEREVVVAPSLGVLSRTIGLQGRILLERIFHLPSSKSKEQKK
- the uppS gene encoding polyprenyl diphosphate synthase; translated protein: MTTKPIALQELPADLDKSRLPGHVAVIMDGNGRWAKQRGLPRIMGHQRGVDTLKDLLRCCRDWGVPALTAYAFSTENWGRPLEEVEFLMTLFERVLRKELKEMMEENVRIRFVGNLESLPPSLQAEIERSMEETKDNLGIQFTVATNYGGRQEIVQACRAIAAKVRQGAIDPEAIDEALVERHLYTCGLPSPDLLIRTSGEMRISNFLLWQMAYAEIYVTQTLWPDFDRAQFHQALSAYQQRERRFGKV
- a CDS encoding EAL domain-containing protein; this translates as MVSERVPQVSHILIVEDLQGRRSIPLEESHYSIGRHSSNSIVIYSKQISRRHATLILKKHGNPDKNSFFIIDGDGEGHQSHNGIFVNGKKSLFHELQDGDLINFGGDVNASYHVIASGNSAPNPKEIVTLDGIATGIHGQLAQSRHNQATLRLSDTLPETSDGEDTVLKPAHQDWLTGLSDRTLFNEHLSIALTNAREKQQQLAVIYLDLEHFETINNKFGYSVGDRLLKEFSKRLHDCLRAGDIVARWGGDEFTVLLRQIKTPDDPVRVSQRILNTLKAPFTIEKHQVYLRCHIGIAIYPQNGEDSATLIETAEHNLDDNKKQNSNGRRSPSTPPTDPKLLRVESLLRKALERGEFSLYYQPQVNINTGEIYGMEALMRWHHPKLGIIYPHQFLPWAEKTSLIVPINQWVLQTACRQNRAWQAAGLPRLPMSVNLSPRQFQQPNLTQMVAQVLDKARLEPYWLELEITEGAIVQNGNLARQLFHQLSQLGVPVAIDDFGTGYSAIGYLQEFPFNKLKIAQSCVNKLKDNPKKTGIISAAIALGRAFNLRVVAEGVETQQQLDLLRRLQCQEIQGYRFSKPLSDTEATQFLTQHWIVKK